The sequence CAACATGCGCCAATTGTTCCTGAAAGTTTTTATTTGAGGTGTGCTGGTCATTGCGTAGATAATTCTGAATGCTTTTAATTGTTGATAGCCTATATGGTCCGGCATACATGAAAATCTGATGTTTTTGATTATTGAGTAAATAATAGCTAGGCCACGATTAAACAGAACTAACCTCGAGTACTTCAATCTGCTCAAGCGTCAGATAATGCCAACGAATCTGTACATCGTAAAACTGCACACCATAGATGCGCTCAGGCGTCGGTTGCTGGTAAGCCGGTCGAGGGTCTTGTGCTAAGCATTGTTCAATCAGTGCTTGCAGTGGTTGTGCTAAGCGTTGAGCATGCTGTTGCGCTTGCTGTAAGGCGGTAGGTTGCCAGCTTACCGCAATTAATTCAGGCGCATCATCGGCAATCGCGTTATGCGCACAGGGCAAGCTATCGGCATAAGGCACATAGGGTTTGATATCCAGCACTGGCGTGCCATCCAGTAAGTCTATGCCCGAGATCCATAAACGACCCGGCTCTACGCGATCCAAGCGCACGGCTGACTGACCAATGCCATTAGGACGATGAGTGGCGCGACTGGCAAATACGCCAATACTTTTATTACCCCGAGCCGTGGCGGGCGTACTTTTAAGCGTGGTGTGCTTTCTAGGGTTTTATGAAATAGAAAGATCACCCAAATATGACTGATGTCTTCTAGACCTGCGATAGCATCAGCTTGATCGTAGGGTGCTAGTAATTCAATACACCCCTGTGCCGCAGGCGCCAATAAGGGCTGGCGTGGGATAGCAAACTTTTCTTTAAAGCATGAGCGCACATAACCAATGGGTTTGACAGTATAGGTCATGGGCTTATCTCCAAAGTATGTGCTGAGTACTGAGACACTGCGCTTGCGTCACGACCAAGCGCAGTGTGGTCAATCGTCTTAACCTGCGACCAGTACCCGTACCGCTTCAAGACGCAAGGCGGCTTTAGCAAACATGCTTAAGCCCTGTTCCTTGTAAGCACGTAAAGTCTCGATTTCTTCATCGCGCACGCTTGGATTGATCGCCTGCAATGCCGTCAGGCGTTCGATTTCTTCATCCATGCTCGCGGCAAAGCTGGCTGAGGCCTGCTCGACACGTTCAGTATGGCGAGGCTGCATGCTGGTCTGCGCGCTGTCGACTAAGCGCAACAAAGTCTCACGTTGTGCGCGCGCAAATTTACTGGCGCTGGAGCGCGGTACACTTTCGAGTTGATCATTGAGCGTTTCAAAGCTGACACGCGATGCCAAATCAGTACCTTTTTCGTCCATTAGGCAGCGCATGGCGATCGGTGGTAAGAAGCGGCCCAGTTGCAAGTGTTTCGGTGCAATGGCTTCGCTAACAAACAGCAGCTCCAGCAGCATAGTGCCGGCTTTAATGGCTTTGTTTTTCAGTACAGCCACCGCGGTATTACCCATTGAACCGGACAGCACCAAATCCATACCGCCTTGCACCATAGGATGCTCCCAAGTGATGAACTGCATGTCTTCACGACTGAGTGCCAATTCCCGATCATAGGTGATGGTCACCGCTTCATCGTCGCCAAGCGGGAAGCTGGCATCGAGCATTTTCTCGCTAGGGCGCAAAATCAAGGCGTTATCAGAGTGGTCTTCGCTATCAATACCAAAGGCATTAAATAGCTGCTCCATATATATCGGTAGCGTGTAGGTATCGTCTTGCTCGGCAATGGCTTCAACCAATGCTTGGCCACGCCCAGCACCGCTGGAGTTGATTTCTAAAAGGCGGTCACGGCCTTTTTCCATCTCGCTTTCCAGTTGCACACGCATTGCGGCGGCATTGGTTAGTAGAGCTTGCCAACTTGCTTCATCATCTGCATCAAGCAGCAGCGTTTGCAGTTGCTCGGCAAACTGCAGTTGCAGGGCATTACCGGTTGGGCAGGTGGATAAAAAGGCGTTCAGTGCCTGCTGATACCATTCGAAAACTCGCTGCTGCGCTGTGCCAATAAAGTAAGGCACATGAATCTCGATGCAGTGCTGCTGACCAATACGATCCAGACGACCAATACGTTGCTCGAGCAAATCAGGGTGTTGCGGTAAGTCAAACAACACCAAGTGGTGACTGAATTGAAAGTTACGGCCTTCACTGCCAATTTCTGAGCAGAACATCACCTGTGCGCCAAATTCATCATCGGCAAACCAAGCCGCTGCACGGTCACGCTCAATAATGCTCATGCTTTCATGGAAGGTGGTGGCGGGGATGCCCGAGCGAATACGCATGGCATCGCCCAGATCAAGAGCAGTTTCCGCGTGTGCACAAATGACTAAGACTTTTTCTTGCTTCAGCCCTTTCAGGGTCTCAAGCAGCCAGTCGACGCGCGGGTCAAATTGCCACCAGTGCTGTTCGCTGCTGCTGTCGTCTGAGTCCTCTGTGGTTAACGTGGTTGGACCGCCTGCGTATAATTCTGGATACAGTTGTGCATGCAAATCTACAGGGTTATTGAGGTATTGCTCAGGGCAGGGTAGCGCTGCAGCATGCAGTTTGCGCTCAGGGAAACCTGAAATGGCTGCGCGGGTATTACGAAACAGCAAACGGCCAGTGCCGTGACGATCCAATAGCTCGCGAATTAAGCGTGACGCGGCTTGATCGTCCCCCGCATTAAATGCGCTGATCAGTGTTTGGCTGTTATCGCCCAAAAAATCTTGGATGGTTTTTTCTGCGCTAGCGCTTAATTGCTGTTGATCCAGCAACTCGCGTACAGCGTTGGCAATTGCTTGATAGTGCGTGCTCTCTTCACGAAACGCGGCGAGATCATGAAAGCGGTGTGGATCGAGTAAACGTAAACGGGCAAAGTGGCTGTCTTGACCGAGTTGTTCAGGGGTGGCGGTTAGCAATAATACGCCGGCAATGGTAGCAGCTAAGCTCTCGACCAGTTGGTAAGCAGGACTGGGCTGCTCTGGATGCCAGACCAAGTGATGCGCCTCATCGACCACCATAATGTCCCAGTCGCAATTGTACAGCGCCTCTTGCGCGCGCTCGTCTTCAACCAGCCAGTTCATTGCTACCAAAGCGATTTGGCAATCATCAAAGGGGTTGTCGGCATCGCTGGCTTGAAAACGCTCAGCATCAAAGAGTGCGACATCTAGATTAAAGCGACGGCGCATCTCTACCAACCATTGGTGTTGCAGTGTTTCTGGGACCATCAACAGAATGCGACTGGCGCGGCCACTGAGCAGCTGGCGGTGAATAATCAGACCGGCTTCGATGGTTTTACCTAAGCCAACTTCATCGGCTAAAAGTACGCGTGGGGCAATACGGTCAGCCACTTCTTGGGCTATGTGCAGTTGGTGAGCAATGGGTTGGGCGCGTACGCCAGCTAAGCCCCAGAGGTTCGACTGCTGCATGTCGCTATTATGCTGAAGTGAGTGATAGCGCAGGGTGAACCACGGTAAGGGATCAACTTGTCCTGCTACTAAGCGATCGCTGGCCATGCGGAACTGAATAAAGTTTGATAACTGTGTTTCGGGTAAGACGCAGTCCTGGTTGTTGCTGTCAAAACCTTGATAAATCAGCAAGCCATCGATTTCGCTGACTTCACGAACAGTCATAGTCCAGCCGTCGAAATGGCTGATTTCATCGCCTGGTACAAAGCGAACACGGGTTAAAGGGGCATTGCGCTGCGAGTATTGGCGAGTCTCCCCTGTGGCTGGGTAGAGGATAGTAAGTAGGCGGCCATCGCAGGTCAGAACGGTGCCTAGGCCCTGCTCAGCCTCGCCGTCACTGATCCAGCGTTGTCCGGGTTGATACTGCTGCGTCATGCTTGTCTCCGTGTTATGTAAAAAGCGCGTCATGATAACGGATACTTACGCAGAGAACACGGTCGAATCGTTGTGACAGAGTGCAAAGTTATTTAACAGACATTCTTTTCTGGGCTGGTTATAGTACAACTTGCCTGTTTATTATTGGAGTGGCCCTATGTTACCTCCTATACCGCAAGGCCTTGTGCCGGTGACCTCTCAGCACGATGTGGCTAAGCCACAACCCGCTGTTGCGCCAGTCGTTCCAGTGCAGGAAAGTGCTAAAGGCAGTGCAGTTAGCTTAGATCGAGATGAAGTCGCGGCTGCGCAGGAAAGAGCGCGACAGGAGCAACGTCGACGGCAGCAGCAGCGCGAAGCTGAGCGGGACGAAGCGGGAGAAGCACAGCAAATCCCTGCACAATTAGTAGAGGATGAAAGTCGAGAGCTGTCTCGAAAAGGTTTGTGGGTGGATATCAGTGTGTAATAGCGAGCGGTACTGATGGTTGCGTGCCGAGCAGTAAGTTGATTGATAGTAAAACAGTGGGTGGCAGTATGAGTCGTGAGTCTGTAGATAATGTGTTGGATTTATCAAGTGAGCGTCAGCGGCGTGTACATGATTTAAATGAAAAACGCTTACAAAGTGTGCGCGCTGCGTTTGTTAGCGTATTGCCTTTGCCGGAGGCAGGTGCAAAGCCTAAAAAGAAGACTAAGAAAAAGCGCTAGCACCCGCTTTTTATGACATGTACAGCGCTGTGCACCATCAGGAGTCATAGAGGGAATTAATTGACCTCTATCAATATGCGGCAGACTGTAGTGACGTATCGTAATTGGCAGTCAATTTTAAAGCGTAAGGAGATTGCAATGTTTATGGATGTAGTGGTTTTTGCCGGCATTGGGACAGTCGCCCTTATGGTCGCTTTCTTTTTCGGTCTTTATTATTTTGTTAGAAGAGAAGAGCAAAACCGCAAGGAAAGCTGATCTTTTCTAACTAGTACAGGCACGCAAGGCAATTTGGGCAACTTAGGTTGCCTTTTTTTTACGGATAGTTTAAAGCTAAGCGCCTAGTTAAAGGCGCTGCTGAGTCGCTGGTTAATAGCTTAGCTGGGTATATGCCGGTTGATTAGAGCACGTAATGCTGCCGGTTTTACCGGTTTAGCTAAAAAGCTAAGTCCCGCAGCATGTACTTGCTTTAAGAGCTCTGGGCGACCATCAGCACTGATAACAATACCAGGCAGGGGCGCATTGAGTTGTTCACGTAGCCACTGCATAAGGGCAATTCCAGTGTCACCACCGTCTAGGTGAAAATCTACCAATGCCAAGTCAGGCCTTATACCGTCTGCAATCATAGTAGAGCATTCCTTGCGATTGCTGGCGGTAACAACTTCGCAGCCCCAGCGCGATAGTAAGCTGTGCATACCGACTAAAATACTGCTCTCGTTATCAACGCAAAGTACGCGCAAACCAGCTAAAGGTTGCGCTGGAGCGTTGTCTTTTTTGGCCGGTGCTGTGCTGTTATCCAATTGACCGTGGAATATGGGCACGGTGATGCTAAACACACTGCCTTTGTCTAGCCAAGAGCGTACTTCGATACGGTGTCCGAGCACTTTACTGAGTCCATCTGCAATCGCAAGGCCGAGTCCTAAGCCCTTTTCTTCGCGGGTTTGATGACTGTCTAAGCGTTTAAATTCCTCGAATATAAATTCTAGCTTATCTTGTGGGATGCCTTGTCCTCGGTCCCATACGTCAATACGCACGTTATTGCCTTTGCGTCGAGCGCCGAGTAAAACGCTGCCGTTCGCATAACGAAATGCGTTGGTGAGAAAGTTTTGCACGATACGACGCAACAATCTTGGGTCGCTGATGATGTTGAGTGATGTGCTGCGCAAGCGAAAATCAATGCCTTGTTGCTCTGCTAGCGCAGTAAACTCAGCGCCAAGTGCCTCGAGCCAAGGCCCTAAGGCTAAGGGTTGGCAGTGTGGTGTAATACGTCCGCTTTCGAGGCGAGAGATATCTAGCAAATCACTGATTAGATCTTCAGCTGAGCGTAAAGAACTGTCGAGGTTTTTGACTAATTCTTGTGCGTCTTGTGGGAGTGACTCATGATGCGATAATGCAGCTGAGAACAGGCGCGCAGCATTTAAGGGCTGCATGAGATCATGACTGACCGCTGCTAAGAAACGTGTTTTGGACTGATTGGCATTTTCAGCGACATGTTTAGCATCACTGAGGGCAATGTTGAGCTGTGAGAGTTCAAAGGTGCGCTCGCTGACGCGCTGCTCAAGACTTTCATTGGCTTCTTTTAATGCTTGTTCTGCTTTGCGGAAAGCTGTGATGTCGGTAAAGCTCATCACAAAGCCCCCACCGGGCATTGGATTACCAATCAGTTCAATGACGCGGCCATTGGGAAATAGGCGCTCAGAAGTGTGCGCGTTACCTCGGCGCATCCATTGCAGTCGCTTATTAACGTGTGCATCGACATCACCAGGCCCACAAAGGCCAAGTCTGGCATTATGACGAATAATATCGGCAATCGGTCGGCCCACTTGGATTAAATCATCTGGGTAGTTAAATAGTTTTAAATAACGACTGTTCCATGCGACCAAGCGTAACGAGCGGTCAACTACACTGATACCCTGGGTGATGTTTTCAATGGCACCTTGCAGCAGTGTGCGGTTGAACTGCAAAACTTCAGATGCTTCACCAACAATGCGCACAACGTCTTCAACATACATCTCGCGTCCTTCAATCGCAGCTTTAACTACGACACGCGTGGATGAGGCGCCTAGGACACCGGTGAGCAGACGTTCAGTATGGGCAACCCACTCGCTGCTCGCGGTTTCTGCTGGGTTAAAGCCTAAGCCTTGCTTATAAGCGAAGCGAATAAAACTCTGCTTGGCGCGGTCCTCTCCAACAAAGCGGCCCGCTAATGTGAGCAAATCGTTAATTTGTACTGTGAGGGTTTGACGGCTGCCAACATGCTGACCTATAAAACGACTGGCTTGCCAGTGCTCTGATACTCGAGTCTTGGAGAATAAGGACACCAAAACAAAGAGTAAAAAGTTACCGCTTAAGGAAAGCAGAAAACCAAGTGTTAGTGGGTCTATAGGCAGTCCGAAAGGTCTATTTGATAGCCATGTCAGGCCTGGGAATGATGCTAGCGACCAGCCTGTGCTGCCCGCAATTAAGGGTAAGACAAGGGTGTAGGCCCATAATACAGAGCCGGCAATGAGGCCGGCAAAGACCCCTTGACGATTAGCCTGTTTCCAAATCAAAGCACCCAGCATAGCTGGCGCCAGTTGAGTGAGCGCAGCAAAAGCAATCTGGCCAATAGTCGCTAGACTGGTATTGGCGGCCAGCAATCGATAACTGGTGTAGGCCAGTAATAAAATAATGATAATGCTCAGGCGCCGAGCGGTGAGCATCCAATAGCGAAAAGCTTCAAAAGGCCTGTCTGTGGTGCGAGCGGCGAGCATTGAAGGCAGTAAGATATGATTGGAAATCATAATAGCTAAGGTTACGGCTGCGACAATCACCATGCCGGTTGCCGCTGATGCCCCGCCAATAAAGGCGATGATGGCTAAGGTTGGATTGCCTTCCGCCAGAGGTAGACTGATAACAAAGGAGTCTGGCACGACTGACGCAGGTAGGCGCAGTTGGCCAGCTAGGGCGATTGGGATAACGAATAAGGCAACCAGCAGCAAGTACGCTGGAAATACCCAGCGTGCTATACGCAAATCTGCATAGTTATTGTTTTCTACCACCGTTACATGAAATTGCCGCGGTAGTGTATAAATTGCCATCATCGCAACACAGGTCTGCACAATCATGGCAGGCCAATTGGTTGCTTCATTCCAATAACTTTCAAGTTTTGGCGCCTGTCTGGCTTGTTGCCATAAATCTCCAAAGCCATTATAGAGTCCGTAAATGACGAACAGCCCGACGGCAATAAAGGCTATTAACTTAACCACAGACTCAAAGGCAATCGCAAACATGAGTCCACGGTGGTGCTCTGTTACATCGAGATTGCGAGTACCAAATAAAATAGTAAATAGGGCAAGAGCAACTGTGACAATTAGAGCTGTGTCTTGCGCATGCATGCCTGTCGCGTTAGCCGATGAGCCGGTTAGTATGTTTACGCCCAGCACGATACCTTTGAGCTGCAAGGCTATATAAGGTAATACACCGACGACACTGATCAGGGTAACAACAACAGCAAGGCGTTGTGATTTGCCGTAGCGTGCAGCTATGAAGTCAGCGATTGAAGTGATGTTCTCTTGTTTACTGATAATGACCATTTTTTTTAGCACCCAAGGCGCTAATGTCAACAGTAAGATTGGGCCGACATAAATAGGTAAAAATGACCATATTTGCTCAGCAGCTTGACCTACAGAACCGAAAAACGTCCAACTACTGCAATACACTGCCAGCGATAGGCTATAAATAGTTGAACGCATGCGTGGGCTGATGGTTGTGCCGTGACGGTCGCCGTAAAATGCAATAGCAAATAAAATTGCCATATACGCTAGTGCGACCAGTGCGAGAAGCCCTGTAGATATAGACATGAATTATACGACCTGAAACATGGGTAAGACGACGGCATGTTAAGTAAAAATGAGCGCATAAGATAGCGTATGTTGATGTTGCAACTGAGCATCTTATCGTGGCAGAGGTCTGGATATTAGGTCAGTTGGTGTTTAGTCAGCAATGTGGTAGCGGTTGCGGCCTGCCTGTTTCGATAGGTAGAGTTGCGCGTCTGCTCGATTCAGCCAATCCTGCCAGTTTTCATTTTCTTCTAGTACAGCGCCGCCACTAGAAACACTAACTGAACCGGCTGGGCTCTGGAGTTTACTAAATACTTGTTTTTGCAGCTTGTCTGCCACAATAGTTAAACCCTGCTTGTCAGTGTCAGGCAGCAGCAGGGCGAATTCTTCTCCACCATGGCGGAAAAACAAATCGTTTTCGCGCATTGTTGCTTGTACGATGTGGACAAAATCAATAAGTATTTGATCGCCTGCTTTGTGCCCTAGCGTGTCGTTGATGTTTTTAAAATGATCGAGATCCATAACCAGCAAGCTGTACACGCGGGAGCTTCTGCTGTCCTTGGCTGCTTTGTAGAGTTCTTCTGTCATGATGCGACGATTATATACGCCAGTTAGAGGGTCATGTGCGGCAAGAATTTCAAGGCGCTCACGCTGGTGCTGAGTTCTGTAGGCAAAGATAAAAGTTAACAGGCTAGACAGTAGGCAGGTGACCAGAAATTCGGACATCTGATAGGTGTTAGCAAATACAGAATTGGGGTTTAGCGTGTGATACATGGCAATGCTACACAAAACGACCAACATGATAATTAGTGCGCGAGCAGGCGACACCATAAAAAAATTGAATAGCACTAGTGGATAGATCCAAAAGAAACTGTTAATGCCTGAGTTGATAGCTGCAATAGTGGCTGCTGCTGAGCAAATTATTGCGAGATAAGTGCCAGGCTTCGCTGCGTTGTCGGTGCGCCATGCATAGATCACAGCAATAATAATCGACACGACAACTACGGTGTCGGCGATGGCTGTAATGAAACTCCCTATGTAGATACGGTATAGCGCATAAGGCGCGATAGTAAAAATTGCAATTAAACCCATTAAGGTAAGAATTGAGAGTTGAAAATTATGCCTTAAGCGTTTTATTGCGAGATAGAGCATGTGTTTTTAGCCTGCTTTTATTTTTGTTTTCATGAGTATGCACATAAAGTCGTCATAGTGAAATACGAGTGATAGCCAAGGGCCATATTTAAAGTTCCTGTGATTTTGCGTAAAACATTGCGATTAATGATTTATGCTGTTGATATCGAGTGAGTCGGCTGTTTAATGCGTCAGGTAAGTGCAGCGTCTGCTGAAAACCAAGGTTGCTGTAAAAACTGCACAGGTCTGGGTGGCAAAATAACCAAATGGGCGCATTGGGGTAAGTCATTTGGAGGTGTTTGATTAGTAGGCTGGCGACGCCTTGCTGACGAAATTCGGGCGCAGTCAATAAGCTGGTTAACCAATGACCGTGCGCTACAGGTGAAAGGCAGACACTGGCAACGATGTGCGGCGCGCGAACCACCCAAACCTCTGCTTGCTGGGTGATGCGCATTGGGCTGTTGTGATTGCGATAAAACTTATGCACCAGCGTACGTTGGTTTTTTGCTAAGTGTTGGACGCTAAAGCTTTGATTCATGGGTGGCACCATAACAGGTATGGGTGAATATATTGGTTGTGTGGTTTGCTGCTTTTAGGGGTGTTATGAGTACAATCTTAATAGTTGAAGATGATGTGCGTTTGGCGCAATTAACCTGCGAGTACTTGCAAGCGCATGGTTTTATAGTACAGCTTGAGCGTGATGGCGGCTTAGCCGTGCAACGAATTTTAAAAGAACAGCCTGATCTGGTTGTTTTAGATTTAATGCTGCCAGGGCAAGATGGGTTTTCCATTTGTCGTGACGTGCGCTCAGGCTATACGGGGCCTATCTTGATGTTAACCGCGCGTACTGATGATGCTGATCAAGTGCAAGGCTTTGATGAGGGGGCTGACGACTATGTGTGTAAGCCGGTGCGGCCGTCCATATTGTTAGCACGCATTAAGGCTTTACTGCGTCGTGCTGATAGTTCTGATGATAAGGATGCCACAGTCGAAGTGCTTAAGTTTGGCCGACTGACTATCGATCATGGTCGGCGCAGCGCCTTTTTAAGCGGTGAGCATATTGATTTGACTGGGGCGGAATTTGACTTGCTCTGGCTGCTTGCGCTTAACGCGG comes from Pseudomonas sp. C27(2019) and encodes:
- the ccoM gene encoding cytochrome c oxidase subunit CcoM, yielding MFMDVVVFAGIGTVALMVAFFFGLYYFVRREEQNRKES
- the rapA gene encoding RNA polymerase-associated protein RapA; translation: MTQQYQPGQRWISDGEAEQGLGTVLTCDGRLLTILYPATGETRQYSQRNAPLTRVRFVPGDEISHFDGWTMTVREVSEIDGLLIYQGFDSNNQDCVLPETQLSNFIQFRMASDRLVAGQVDPLPWFTLRYHSLQHNSDMQQSNLWGLAGVRAQPIAHQLHIAQEVADRIAPRVLLADEVGLGKTIEAGLIIHRQLLSGRASRILLMVPETLQHQWLVEMRRRFNLDVALFDAERFQASDADNPFDDCQIALVAMNWLVEDERAQEALYNCDWDIMVVDEAHHLVWHPEQPSPAYQLVESLAATIAGVLLLTATPEQLGQDSHFARLRLLDPHRFHDLAAFREESTHYQAIANAVRELLDQQQLSASAEKTIQDFLGDNSQTLISAFNAGDDQAASRLIRELLDRHGTGRLLFRNTRAAISGFPERKLHAAALPCPEQYLNNPVDLHAQLYPELYAGGPTTLTTEDSDDSSSEQHWWQFDPRVDWLLETLKGLKQEKVLVICAHAETALDLGDAMRIRSGIPATTFHESMSIIERDRAAAWFADDEFGAQVMFCSEIGSEGRNFQFSHHLVLFDLPQHPDLLEQRIGRLDRIGQQHCIEIHVPYFIGTAQQRVFEWYQQALNAFLSTCPTGNALQLQFAEQLQTLLLDADDEASWQALLTNAAAMRVQLESEMEKGRDRLLEINSSGAGRGQALVEAIAEQDDTYTLPIYMEQLFNAFGIDSEDHSDNALILRPSEKMLDASFPLGDDEAVTITYDRELALSREDMQFITWEHPMVQGGMDLVLSGSMGNTAVAVLKNKAIKAGTMLLELLFVSEAIAPKHLQLGRFLPPIAMRCLMDEKGTDLASRVSFETLNDQLESVPRSSASKFARAQRETLLRLVDSAQTSMQPRHTERVEQASASFAASMDEEIERLTALQAINPSVRDEEIETLRAYKEQGLSMFAKAALRLEAVRVLVAG
- a CDS encoding GNAT family N-acetyltransferase, with the protein product MNQSFSVQHLAKNQRTLVHKFYRNHNSPMRITQQAEVWVVRAPHIVASVCLSPVAHGHWLTSLLTAPEFRQQGVASLLIKHLQMTYPNAPIWLFCHPDLCSFYSNLGFQQTLHLPDALNSRLTRYQQHKSLIAMFYAKSQEL
- a CDS encoding PAS domain-containing hybrid sensor histidine kinase/response regulator translates to MSISTGLLALVALAYMAILFAIAFYGDRHGTTISPRMRSTIYSLSLAVYCSSWTFFGSVGQAAEQIWSFLPIYVGPILLLTLAPWVLKKMVIISKQENITSIADFIAARYGKSQRLAVVVTLISVVGVLPYIALQLKGIVLGVNILTGSSANATGMHAQDTALIVTVALALFTILFGTRNLDVTEHHRGLMFAIAFESVVKLIAFIAVGLFVIYGLYNGFGDLWQQARQAPKLESYWNEATNWPAMIVQTCVAMMAIYTLPRQFHVTVVENNNYADLRIARWVFPAYLLLVALFVIPIALAGQLRLPASVVPDSFVISLPLAEGNPTLAIIAFIGGASAATGMVIVAAVTLAIMISNHILLPSMLAARTTDRPFEAFRYWMLTARRLSIIIILLLAYTSYRLLAANTSLATIGQIAFAALTQLAPAMLGALIWKQANRQGVFAGLIAGSVLWAYTLVLPLIAGSTGWSLASFPGLTWLSNRPFGLPIDPLTLGFLLSLSGNFLLFVLVSLFSKTRVSEHWQASRFIGQHVGSRQTLTVQINDLLTLAGRFVGEDRAKQSFIRFAYKQGLGFNPAETASSEWVAHTERLLTGVLGASSTRVVVKAAIEGREMYVEDVVRIVGEASEVLQFNRTLLQGAIENITQGISVVDRSLRLVAWNSRYLKLFNYPDDLIQVGRPIADIIRHNARLGLCGPGDVDAHVNKRLQWMRRGNAHTSERLFPNGRVIELIGNPMPGGGFVMSFTDITAFRKAEQALKEANESLEQRVSERTFELSQLNIALSDAKHVAENANQSKTRFLAAVSHDLMQPLNAARLFSAALSHHESLPQDAQELVKNLDSSLRSAEDLISDLLDISRLESGRITPHCQPLALGPWLEALGAEFTALAEQQGIDFRLRSTSLNIISDPRLLRRIVQNFLTNAFRYANGSVLLGARRKGNNVRIDVWDRGQGIPQDKLEFIFEEFKRLDSHQTREEKGLGLGLAIADGLSKVLGHRIEVRSWLDKGSVFSITVPIFHGQLDNSTAPAKKDNAPAQPLAGLRVLCVDNESSILVGMHSLLSRWGCEVVTASNRKECSTMIADGIRPDLALVDFHLDGGDTGIALMQWLREQLNAPLPGIVISADGRPELLKQVHAAGLSFLAKPVKPAALRALINRHIPS
- a CDS encoding response regulator, encoding MSTILIVEDDVRLAQLTCEYLQAHGFIVQLERDGGLAVQRILKEQPDLVVLDLMLPGQDGFSICRDVRSGYTGPILMLTARTDDADQVQGFDEGADDYVCKPVRPSILLARIKALLRRADSSDDKDATVEVLKFGRLTIDHGRRSAFLSGEHIDLTGAEFDLLWLLALNAGTPLSRETIFSQLRGIEYDGVDRSIDVRISRIRPRIGDHSEQPQVIKTIRNKGYLFVREAAQELL
- a CDS encoding aspartate-semialdehyde dehydrogenase — encoded protein: MLPPIPQGLVPVTSQHDVAKPQPAVAPVVPVQESAKGSAVSLDRDEVAAAQERARQEQRRRQQQREAERDEAGEAQQIPAQLVEDESRELSRKGLWVDISV
- a CDS encoding sensor domain-containing diguanylate cyclase, whose amino-acid sequence is MGLIAIFTIAPYALYRIYIGSFITAIADTVVVVSIIIAVIYAWRTDNAAKPGTYLAIICSAAATIAAINSGINSFFWIYPLVLFNFFMVSPARALIIMLVVLCSIAMYHTLNPNSVFANTYQMSEFLVTCLLSSLLTFIFAYRTQHQRERLEILAAHDPLTGVYNRRIMTEELYKAAKDSRSSRVYSLLVMDLDHFKNINDTLGHKAGDQILIDFVHIVQATMRENDLFFRHGGEEFALLLPDTDKQGLTIVADKLQKQVFSKLQSPAGSVSVSSGGAVLEENENWQDWLNRADAQLYLSKQAGRNRYHIAD